The following is a genomic window from Prevotella nigrescens.
ATTACCTTTCAGTGCAAAGATAGTTATTTTTAGCGAATATGAAGTATTGATGTAGTCGGAACATAAAATGGTTATGGGGGATTTTTCATAACCTTCTTGCATAAGAATATTTTATGTCTGTGGTTCGGGTTCTGCGGCTATCATCATTCCGGCGTCTTCTTCAGGTACCTGATAAGTAATCAAACGGTCTTTCAGGTATATATGGTTAAGCGTGTATGCCAGCGACACCAGTGTCTGTTCGCGCTTGTTTTTCTTCAGCTCACATTCCCACACCGTAATGCAATGCCAGCCCATCTGTGCTAACCGCTGTTGTTCTTCCTTGTCCCGTTCCTTGTTACGGGCTACCTTCTTCACCCAGAATTCTGTATTGGTCTTCGGCACAGTGTAGTATCTGCAGCCCTCGTGTCCGTGCCAGAAACAGCCATTCACAAAGATGCAGGTTCGGTACTTGCGCAGCACGATGTCAGGACTGCCTGGCAAGCGTGGGTTGTTTATCCTGTACCGGAAGCCGTTGCGCCACAAAAACTTTCTGACTATCATCTCTGGCTTCGTATTCTTGCTTTTGATGGCTGCCATGTTGTTGTGGCGCTGTTGTGAGGGACAAGCCATTTCATTTAAATATAGAGAAGTTCACGCTGCCGTAGCTTCTGTGTTCTACAAAGTGCGGATTGTTTGAGAAATCGTTGTTTTTTCCATGCTCAAACACGAAAATTCCGTCTGTTGAAAGCAGGTTATATTCAAAAATAAGGTCCGGAATGGTCCCGAGTTCTGGTAATGCATAGGGTGGGTCGGCAAAGATCAAGTCAAACTTTTGATGGCATGTTTTAAGAAAGCGGAATACGTCGCCACGGATAAGAATATTGCTTTCCACCTTTATTTTCCGCATACATTCGGCTATGAAGCGTGCATGGTCGCGGTCTTTTTCTACACTTACCACCTCCTTACAACCTCGGGATATTAGTTCCAAGCTTATGCTTCCGGTGCCAGAAAATAGGTCAAGCACCGTAATACCATCGAAATCGATGTATCCGTTGAGTACGTTAAATATGTTTTCTTTTGCAAAATCGGTGGTAGGACGTGCCTTGAAGGTACGTGGTATGTCGAAGTGTCTACCTTTGAACTGTCCGGTTATTATGCGCATAGCGTCTTTCTCTTATTTTCGTTTCAACCCAAATACAATGCTTTCAGGTCGTATGGAATTTCCTTTTGCGTTGCCATTGCAGCGTTGTTGAAGTCGGTTGCAACTTCCAGAACGTGGTATCGGTTCACGAATTGTTGCAATTTGGTGCACAGTTCGTCTCTATTGGGAACGTTTCCTGCCAAATACAGTTCGTTGTCTCCCCTATCCATTCCCATCAGCTTCCATACGTAAAGCAGATAATAGAGTATGTCTTGCGTACTATTTACTCCGTACGAATTGCAGAACTCGAACCTGTTTCGCTGAAATCTAATCACCTCCATTCGCTTGTCGTGGAAATATGCGAACAGTTTCTGACGGATACCAGCGAATGCGTACTTATACAGATGCGTCCACACGGCTTGCATTTGCGGCTGGACTTGTATGTTTTCAAAATGGTTGTCTACCACCATCTTCAGGTCTTTGCTTACTGCAAACACTGCAACGGCATTTAGTTTGGGCATTGTGCTCGTCAGTATGTCTTCGCTTCGTTGCCATTTCAAGGTGTGTTTGTAGAGTGTTTCTGCATCTTGTTCCTTATATTCGTCTAACGGAACAAACATTGTGGGGGCATCTATCGCCACCAATGCGCGCTTGTAGCCACTCTGCAATAGTTCAGACTTCTTGAAAGCTTCGCGCAAGTTTGCCGCTACAGAAATGCTATTGTTTACGTTATAGGGTTCGAACACAAAATTATCGTCGGCTTGCGGGTCGCCAACGGCAAACAGCATACTGCTTTCGCTTATGCGTAAAGTAAGGCGTATGCACCTATCGGGAATGTTATTATCTATCTGAACCATAGTTTATGAGTGCTGCAAACTTACGCATTTTTTTTCAATTACGCGGTCTTTCGCACCACAAATATAGCTTATTCTTTGCACACCGCAGTCTTTCATTTCATTTTTACCATGGTTCTGCAACTTTTTTACCATAGTTCTGTATTTGTTTTATCGGCACAAAACAGTAATATCTACACGTAGATACGAGCGTACCTACACTTAAATACAATTGTACTTGCGCACAAGTACTACAACAGAGAGCCTGTTTAACGATAACAGAACGGTGGTTTTGTTGGCAAAATACCATGCAAAAGAAACCGCAATCAAATAAAATGGCTAACTTTGCACGGTTAGAACGAAATGCAATGAAGTATGATACAAGACGAATGGGTGTACCAAATACTGCAAGACTTCGGCTTTGAACCAACGCAAGACCAACGAAACGCCTTGCACATCTTTGCCCGGTTCATGACCGACAGAAGCGAAAATGCAGCGATGATACTGCGCGGAAGTGCGGGTACGGGCAAGACTTCGCTTGCAGGAGCCATCGTCAGAGCCGTGAGCCGGCTGCGTATCAAGGTGTCGTTGTTGGCACCTACGGGGCGGGCAGCAAAGGTTTTCTCGCTCAATGCAGGCTTGGCAGCCTCAACCATTCACCGCAAAATCTACCGGGAAAAGGCTTTCAACGGTGCCGATGGGCATTTCCAGCTCAACAACAACCTGTTTCGCGACGTGCTGTTCATGGTAGATGAGGCTTCGATGATTAGCCTTTCGCAAAACAATTCAGTGTTTGGCAGCGGTCGTTTGCTCGATGATTTGGTGCAATACATTTACAATAGTAATGGCAATTGCCGCCTGCTGCTCATTGGCGACAAGGCGCAGCTGCCCCCAATAGGCGAACAGGAAAGCCCTGCACTGCGTGCCGACATGCTGCGAACTTACGGCTTGCAGGTCTATGAATGTGATCTGAACGAGGTGTTGCGCCAAAGTCAGCATTCTGGAATACTGTGGAATGCCACCGCCATTCGCAAAATGATAACCTGTAACACGGCAACACAGCTGCCGAAAATACGGCTGAAAGGATTTGCCGACATCTCTGTTGTGCACGGCGACGAACTGATTGAGAGTCTCACATCGAGCTATTCGGCAGTGGGAATGGACGAAACTATGGTGATAACACGGTCGAACAAGCGGGCAAACATCTTCAATCAAGGCATTCGCAACACCATTCTCGGACGCGAGGAAGAACTTACAACGGGCGATTTGGTAATGGTAGTGAAGAACAAATACTTGGAAAAAGACCGCAGCACCGATATTTCGTTCATTGCAAACGGCGACCACGCCGTGGTGCGGCGCGTGCGCAACATTCGCGAACTGTATGGTTTCCGCTTCGCCGACGTCGTTTTGGAGTTTCCCGATTACGACAATACGGAGCTGGACACGGTGGTCGTGCTCAACACGCTCACGACGGAAGCCCCTGCACTGACACACGAACAGAACGAGAAACTCTTTCAAAGCATAATGGAAGACTATGCCGACGTGCCCCGAAAAGCCGACCGCATGAAGCAATTGCGCGAAGACCAGTACTTCAACGCCATGCAAATAAAGTTCGGATATGCCGTTACGTGCCACAAAGCGCAGGGCGGACAGTGGGCACATATCTATCTCGACCAAGGCTATATGACCGACGAAATGCTTACAGCCGACTACATTCACTGGCTCTACACAGCTTTCACGCGTGCCACCGAGCACCTTTACTTGGTGAACTGGAACAAAAAACAGATTGCAGAATAATGGAAATTACGACAGCTTATCTTAAAGAAGCCTTCAACAAATACAATGAAGAGATATTCGGAGACACGCTTCCCATGCCTAACTTACGGGTGTCTAACGCCAAACGGAGATTAGGTTCCATGAGCTATCGTATGCAAAAAACATGGCGAAAAACACACCGTAGCTTTACCATTACTGTTTCCAACTATTACGACATGCCGCAATCGCTCATAGAAGACACACTTATTCACGAAATGATTCACTACGAAATTGCCTACAAAAACCTGAAAGACACATCGGCACACGGCACTTTGTTTCGCCAAAGAATGGAGGAAATAAACCGCAAATACCATCGAGACATTACCATAAGCAAGCGTATGATGGACTATGCGCCACGCCAAGACGACCCGACAGAAACCTTTCTGGTGCTGGCAATAAAACTGAACGACGGTTCGCATCTGCTTAGCTCCGTTGCACGAACAGCGATAGCAAACTTGGAAAGCCAGATGAAAAGAGTGTCGAAGATAAGCAACTACGGCTGGTATGTTACGCAAGACCCTTACTTTCGTAACTTTTCGAGAGTACGAACCTTGCGTGCCCATGCGGTATCGGCAGAAGAATTTGCTCGCCTTACTGCACAAATGGCATTAATAAGAGACAAAAGTGGGTGGACAGAACCATAGCCACCCATATGCCATAGCCTACTCCTTAGACTTTGAAAAATAATGCTCTTTGTTGGTTTTAAGGTCGAGCCAGCCACTAACGCCGTCCTTCACTATGTGGTAAAAGTATCGAGTGCTCTGTTCCAACTCATCGTAAACAGGTGTGTCGTTGTACGAATAGATGCCCGCTTTGCCACCTTTGTAGAAATAAATATATCCGTCGTTGTGCATCATAATAGAGTCGTAGACCATCGGAAGAATTGTTTCGCCCTTTAGAGTCCGCACAGGATAAGTCATCAATGGTCTTTTCCAATCACCCTGACCTACTGTACCTTCCTTAGGTTCCACATCGTTTGGCAGTTTATAATCGTAAGCAAGAATACCAAATTTGCCATTTCTTCCTACTCTTATCCATTCTGGACGTACATCGAGATCTCCCAGAAACCAACTGTTTCCATTGCATCTGTACTCTTTTTTTCCATCAAGAAAGGTAAGAGAGTCAGAAGGTTGGCAGTCTGAAAGCACGTAACGTTTGTCTTCTTCGCAGGTTACACCAGGTCCACCAGTGTAGTATTTCAGCTGGTGTTGCCCACGTTTCTTTAGCAAACTATATGTCCAATGAGGTACAGTGCCGCAAACTTCAAACTGTATTTTCCAAGGATTTTTCATCTTTTTCCCCATTTCATCGTAGTAAAAATCACCATTTCTGTTCAGCACATTTATGCAACCAATCATACAATTAGGTATTTCATACGCAACCAGGGCGTTTCCCAAGTCGAGCTTTTGAAGGTAAAGATTGTACACATCAACCCCTTTCTTTGTATGCGCAATAATAAAACGGTCTCCACAAATAATGCTGTCGTAATCTTGTTTCAGCATATTTTCGCCGAAAGCGTTCACCAATTGGCACCTACCTTCGTCCGTTTTCTTAACGTTCAAGAAGTCTTTAAGAACAATATTCATGAAGTCGTAGGGTGCAGCAGCATCGTATTTATTTCCTGCTTCTGTTAGTTCCGCAGGTTGGCATTCGCGAGATAATTTCACAAACTGGTCGCTTTTAATCGTTGGAAGCAACAAATAATCGAATGTTCTATAGGCGAATAACAAAACCGTCTTCCCTCCTTTCATTTCCAAAACAAGCGGATTTAATGGTTGAGACACCCCACGCCAGGTTGTAACCGAGTCTGGAACACACGAAGAAATAGTTATTACGCTGTATGCATACCTATCAGCCTTGGCATAACGCAGCAGTTGAGCAAACGCAAGGTCGGGTCGCAAGAACTTCAAAACATAGCTCGAGTTTTCTTCATTGCGCTTCCATTTGCCGCCTTCTTTGATATCGAACGTCTTTCCAACATAGTTTTCGAGAGCTATGGGACGCAGATTATCTACATCAACGAAACGCTCTCCCCTTTTTTCAATATCGTTTCTACTTAGTGTATCATTGCAAGAATATAAATCCCAGACCATCTGATAAGCTGCAGAAGCTTTGCTTATGCTTATTTTTTTCCGATCTATTTGCAAACGTCTTTGAGCATAACGGTCGGTGCCTACTTTTTTATAAAGGTCTATCCAACTGCCATCTACGTCGTAACCTATGGCATCAACATCGGGCAAAGACAGTCGTTGCTGCGCATAAAGACTGGTTGCCATACAGTAAAAAAATAGAAAAAGGAAAATATTTTTCTTCATAAGTACATTTATTTTTGAGACAAAGATAAGAAATTTGAAGAATAAAGACCTGCATTTTAAGAAACTTTATGATAGTACGAATTTATATATTGATAGACGGAACAGGGGGAGGAGTTGAGCTAAAGCGTGAAAACTACAGAACAAGCAAGACTTTAATATTTGCGATTATCTAACGCACACTTAAGGCATCATGGCGTTTTAAAAACAGCGAAAATATTGTTCGGATAACTATTTAATACTCAACATACTACAAAAAGCTATCGTTTTGCCTTGCAAAAGAGCCTGTTTGGCAATGCAAAAGAGCCTGTTTGGCAATGTGAAACAAGCTCTTTTAAAAAGTTAGAAAACATAGAATACATAATATTCCTACAAGCGCTAATATTAAAAAAACTAAAAATAGCCCATTATATAAGGTGTATGGAAAAAGTTTGCTTACTTTTGCGCCCTTGAATAATGTTACTAATGCTGATATGCAAGAAAACTTAGTTATAGTGGAAAGCCCTGCAAAGGCGAAGACAATAGAGAAGTTCTTAGGCGAAGACTTTAAAGTAATGTCGTCTTACGGACATATTCGTGATTTGAAAAAGAAAGAGCTGAGTGTGGATTTGGACACTTTAGAAGCCAATTACGAAATTCCGGAAGAGAAGAAGAAGGTTGTTTCAGAACTTAAAAAGAACGCAAAAGCCGCCAAAAAGGTTTGGTTGGCATCCGATGAAGACCGCGAAGGAGAAGCCATAAGCTGGCACCTTTGCGAAGTTTTAGGTCTCGACGAAGCAAAAACAAGTCGCATTGTGTTCCACGAAATTACGAAACCAGCCATTCTTGCCGCCATTCAGAATCCCCGTCATTTGGACATGAACCTTGTAAACGCACAGCAAGCACGCCGTGTCTTGGACCGTTTGGTAGGTTTCCGCCTGTCTCCGGTGTTGTGGCGCAAAGTAAAACCGGCACTAAGCGCAGGGCGCGTGCAAAGCGTTGCCGTACGGTTGATAGTAGAACGCGAGCGCGAAATACAAGCATTTAAGTCTGAGCCCTATTACAGAATAAGCGCAATATTCGCTGCAACAAGCGAAGACGGCACGAAAAACGAGGTGAAGGCAGAACTAAACAAGCGTTTTTCTACGCACGAAGAGGCGTTGGCGTTTCTTGAACAGTGCAAAACGGCATCGTTCAAAATATCTTCCATCGCCAGGAAACCGCTGAAACGTACCCCCGCCCCTCCCTTTACAACATCTACATTGCAACAAGAAGCTGCACGCAAACTCGGCTTCACAGTAAGTCAGACCATGATGGTGGCACAGCGGTTGTACGAAGCAGGACGCATTACATACATGCGTACCGACAGCGTAAACCTCTCGTCGCTCGCCATCAGCACGACCCAAAAAGAGATAGAGCGCTTATATGGCACCGAATATAGTCAGACTCGGAAATATCACACCAGCAGCAAGGGGGCACAAGAAGCCCACGAGGCTATCCGTCCAACCGACATGAGTGCACACAACATAGACGGAACCAGTCAGGAAAAACGTCTTTACGACCTTATCTGGAAGCGCACGGCAGCATCGCAAATGGCAGATGCCAAGATAGACAAGACCACTGTTTCTATTGCCATCTTCGATACGGAAGGGCACGAAGCAGCCGACTTGCAATTCGTAGCCACGGGCGAAGTAATTACATTCGACGGCTTTCTGAAAGTTTATCGCGAGTCTACTGACGACGAAAACGAGAACGAAGACACGTCGCACGCACTGCCGGCAATGAACGAAGGTCAGCTTCTGGAACGGCGCAGCATAGTTTCCACCGAGCGCTATTCCATGGGACCAAGTCGCTACACAGAAGCAAGTCTTGTGCATAAGCTCGAAGAACTGGGCATTGGCCGCCCATCAACATACGCTCCAACCATCTCGACCATTCAGCAACGCGAGTACGTTCAGAAGGGAGAAAAGAAGGGAGAAGAACGTACATACATCGTAGACACATTACAGGCACTGAAGATTACTTCGAAGAACAAGAAGGAAATGGCAGGTGCCGATAAGGGAAAACTTATTCCAACCGACATTGGCATCGTGGTAAACGACTTCCTCATGGAGAACTTCCCAGACATTATGGACTACAATTTCACAGCAAAAGTAGAACAAGAGTTCGATAAAATCTCGGAGGGAAAGGCAAAATGGAACACTGCAATGAAAGATTTCTATAAGCATTTCGAACCCGAAGTGGAATCCGTAATGAATGCACGGTCGGAGCATAAGGCTGGTGAACGCGAG
Proteins encoded in this region:
- a CDS encoding ATP-dependent RecD-like DNA helicase; this encodes MIQDEWVYQILQDFGFEPTQDQRNALHIFARFMTDRSENAAMILRGSAGTGKTSLAGAIVRAVSRLRIKVSLLAPTGRAAKVFSLNAGLAASTIHRKIYREKAFNGADGHFQLNNNLFRDVLFMVDEASMISLSQNNSVFGSGRLLDDLVQYIYNSNGNCRLLLIGDKAQLPPIGEQESPALRADMLRTYGLQVYECDLNEVLRQSQHSGILWNATAIRKMITCNTATQLPKIRLKGFADISVVHGDELIESLTSSYSAVGMDETMVITRSNKRANIFNQGIRNTILGREEELTTGDLVMVVKNKYLEKDRSTDISFIANGDHAVVRRVRNIRELYGFRFADVVLEFPDYDNTELDTVVVLNTLTTEAPALTHEQNEKLFQSIMEDYADVPRKADRMKQLREDQYFNAMQIKFGYAVTCHKAQGGQWAHIYLDQGYMTDEMLTADYIHWLYTAFTRATEHLYLVNWNKKQIAE
- a CDS encoding RsmD family RNA methyltransferase, whose amino-acid sequence is MRIITGQFKGRHFDIPRTFKARPTTDFAKENIFNVLNGYIDFDGITVLDLFSGTGSISLELISRGCKEVVSVEKDRDHARFIAECMRKIKVESNILIRGDVFRFLKTCHQKFDLIFADPPYALPELGTIPDLIFEYNLLSTDGIFVFEHGKNNDFSNNPHFVEHRSYGSVNFSIFK
- a CDS encoding very short patch repair endonuclease, with the translated sequence MACPSQQRHNNMAAIKSKNTKPEMIVRKFLWRNGFRYRINNPRLPGSPDIVLRKYRTCIFVNGCFWHGHEGCRYYTVPKTNTEFWVKKVARNKERDKEEQQRLAQMGWHCITVWECELKKNKREQTLVSLAYTLNHIYLKDRLITYQVPEEDAGMMIAAEPEPQT
- a CDS encoding DUF3822 family protein, which gives rise to MVQIDNNIPDRCIRLTLRISESSMLFAVGDPQADDNFVFEPYNVNNSISVAANLREAFKKSELLQSGYKRALVAIDAPTMFVPLDEYKEQDAETLYKHTLKWQRSEDILTSTMPKLNAVAVFAVSKDLKMVVDNHFENIQVQPQMQAVWTHLYKYAFAGIRQKLFAYFHDKRMEVIRFQRNRFEFCNSYGVNSTQDILYYLLYVWKLMGMDRGDNELYLAGNVPNRDELCTKLQQFVNRYHVLEVATDFNNAAMATQKEIPYDLKALYLG
- the topA gene encoding type I DNA topoisomerase, encoding MQENLVIVESPAKAKTIEKFLGEDFKVMSSYGHIRDLKKKELSVDLDTLEANYEIPEEKKKVVSELKKNAKAAKKVWLASDEDREGEAISWHLCEVLGLDEAKTSRIVFHEITKPAILAAIQNPRHLDMNLVNAQQARRVLDRLVGFRLSPVLWRKVKPALSAGRVQSVAVRLIVEREREIQAFKSEPYYRISAIFAATSEDGTKNEVKAELNKRFSTHEEALAFLEQCKTASFKISSIARKPLKRTPAPPFTTSTLQQEAARKLGFTVSQTMMVAQRLYEAGRITYMRTDSVNLSSLAISTTQKEIERLYGTEYSQTRKYHTSSKGAQEAHEAIRPTDMSAHNIDGTSQEKRLYDLIWKRTAASQMADAKIDKTTVSIAIFDTEGHEAADLQFVATGEVITFDGFLKVYRESTDDENENEDTSHALPAMNEGQLLERRSIVSTERYSMGPSRYTEASLVHKLEELGIGRPSTYAPTISTIQQREYVQKGEKKGEERTYIVDTLQALKITSKNKKEMAGADKGKLIPTDIGIVVNDFLMENFPDIMDYNFTAKVEQEFDKISEGKAKWNTAMKDFYKHFEPEVESVMNARSEHKAGERELGVDPKTNKPVFVKIGRFGPVVQIGTADDTDKPRFAQIPTDKSMETLTLDDALELFKLPRTVGQFEGTDVVIGTGRFGPYIMHNKKYVSLPKEEDPLTVSLDTAIRLIETKRLQDAQRHLKQFDEDPKLEVMNGRYGPYIAYDGKNYRIPKAMHERAAELTYEECQDIMKNAPEPKTKRKRK
- a CDS encoding SprT-like domain-containing protein, whose product is MEITTAYLKEAFNKYNEEIFGDTLPMPNLRVSNAKRRLGSMSYRMQKTWRKTHRSFTITVSNYYDMPQSLIEDTLIHEMIHYEIAYKNLKDTSAHGTLFRQRMEEINRKYHRDITISKRMMDYAPRQDDPTETFLVLAIKLNDGSHLLSSVARTAIANLESQMKRVSKISNYGWYVTQDPYFRNFSRVRTLRAHAVSAEEFARLTAQMALIRDKSGWTEP